In the genome of Nitrospira sp., the window GGAGGTCAATGCTCACGGTGGTCTTGAGTTCCTCCGACAAGCGAATCTTGGCGCGCTCCGCTTGCAAGCGCACGGCCTGCATGTGATCGGGATGTGTGCTCAGATCCAGTCCATGCTGTGCACGGATTTCCTTCAGGAGGAGGTCGGCAATCAACTGGTCGAAGTCGTCCCCGCCCAGATGAGTATCGCCATTGGTGGCGAGGACCTCGAAGATGCCGTTTTTTAATTTCAGGATCGAAATATCGAATGTTCCTCCGCCCAGGTCGTACACGGCGATCGTCCCTTGTGTCTTTTTCTGAAGGCCGTAGGCCAATGAGGCGGCGGTGGGCTCATTGATGATGCGCAATACTTCCAGGCCCGCGATCATGCCCGCATCTTTCGTGGCCTGCCGCTGGCTGTCATTGAAATAGGCAGGCACAGTAATGACGACCTTCGTGATACTTTCTCCGAGGAAGGCTTCGGCGCGGAGCTTGAGCTCCTTCAGAATCATTGCGGAAATCTGCGGCGGCGAGTAGGACTTCTCGCCCAGCTGGATCCGGATGACTCCGCCCTTCTCCGTGAGTGTGTAGGGAAAGTAGGTCAGTTCGCCCTGCACATCGGCCAGGCTTTTGCCCATGAAGCGTTTGACGGAATAGACCGTGCGTTCAGGATTGCGCGTGAGATGCTCTTTGGCGGGATCGCCGACGATGAGTCCATTATCGGTCAATGCGACGACAGAAGGGACCATGGCGCGTTCATGGCGGGTCGAAATAACGCGCGGAGTCCCGTTGTCCATGTAGGCAACAAGGGAGTTCGTGGTGCCGAGATCGATACCGACAATGCGTGCCATAGGGATTAGGCGATCGTTGCGACAAGGTCGTTGACGATGTTTTTTACATAGGTGCGGTTGGAAAGAATGTCCCGCATGTCTTTGAGGATACGATTGCGTTCCGCTCGCGCCGCTTCAGTGGCTTCACCGCGGTCTTGCAAGGCATCCCATCGGCTGAACAACTGTTGAAGCCTGGCTTCCAGGTCTCGTTGCCGTTCCTCGAGATTCGTTCGATCAGCATGAAGTTTCGCTCGGAGCGTGGCGGCCTGTTCCGAAGAGCGATCGCTCTCACGGAACTCATCGAGCGTCTCTTGCAACTCAAGAATCTCTTCGAACAAATCGGCGGGCGGCGACGTGCGAATGTCTTTCACTGCGCCGGCTTCGAGATCCAATAAGTACTCGGCACGTTGAATGGGATCTCGCAGGGTGCGATAGGCAGTGTTCAGCATGGCCGAATTGCCGAGACTGATGGACTGCTCCGCATCGCTCTTGTTCTGGTAGAAATCAGGATGGAATGCCCGGCTCAATTCGTAGAACTTGGCTTCCAGGACTTGTGTATCGATGGCAAGGCGCCGGGGCAGCCCGAAGCAGGTGAAGTAGTCGAGGTCTTTCGATACCGGTTGCACCTTGACGCAACGGTCGCAAAAGTATTCGCCGGCCATTTCCGACTGGCAATGCCAGCACATGCTGCGAGCCATCTGCAACTCGCGGCGATCGTCGGTGTTATGGGTATGTCCACTCATGTGCACTCGCTTGCTCAGGCCGAAAACGATTCACCGCAGCCGCACGTTTTATTGGCATTCGGATTCACGAACTTGAAATTACCGCCCATCAGGTCCTTCTGAAAGTCCAGTTGAGTGCCTTGCAGATAGATGGCGCTCTTGGCATCCACAATGACCTTCACGCCGTCGAATTCATACACCTGGTCGTACTGGCCGATCTTTTCATCGAAGTTGATGGTGTAGCTCAGCCCGGAACAGCCGCCTCCTTTGACGCCCAGACGGAGACCGCCTTCCTCAATGCCTTGGACATTGATGAGGCGCTTCACTTCCTTGAGCGCGGCATCGCTCAGAGTAATGACCGGGGCTTGGGCATCGGCATTCGTGGTGACGTCCATTGTGCGCTCCTTCCTATCGGTTACTTCGAGTCGGCTTTCTTTTGGTAGTCGGCGAGGGCCGCCTTAATGGCATCTTCGGCCAATACCGAGCAGTGAATCTTTACCGGGGGCAGATTCAGTTCCTGTACGATATCGGTGTTCTTGATCTTGCCGGCTTCCTCCACCGTTTTGCCTTTCAGCCACTCAGTGGCCAGGCTGGAACTGGCGATAGCGGAACCGCACCCGAAGGTTTTGAACTTCGCGTCCACGATCGTATCGTTTTGAACCTTGATTTGGAGCTTCATGACATCTCCGCACTCCGGGGCGCCGACGATGCCTGTGCCGACCCCGTCCTCCTCCTTCTTAAAACTGCCCATATTGCGGGGATTGTTGAAGTGGTCGACGACTTTTTCGCTGTAGGCCATGGTGTCCTCCGGAAAGTATCAGTCAGAATGGTGATGGTTTCAGATTAATGGGCTGCCCATTGCACGGTTTTCAGGTCGATGCCTTCTTTGGCCATTTCATAGAGCGGCGACATTTCCCGCAGCTTGGTCACTGTTTCGATAATCTTCTTCGCGGCATAGTCAACCTCTTCGTCCAGCGTGAAGCGTCCCAGGCCGAATCTGATCGAGGAATGCGCCAGTTCCGCTCCGACTCCCAAGGCTCGCAAGACATAAGAAGGTTCCAGCGTCGCGGAGGTGCAGGCTGAGCCGGACGAGAGGGCGATTTCCTTGCATCCCATCAGGAGCGATTCACCTTCGACGTAGGCAAAAGAAACGTTCAGATTGTGGGGAAGCCGTTCTGTCGGATGGCCGTTCAAATAGACATCCTCCAACGCCTTCGTGATGGTTGCATGCAGCCGGTCGCGCATGACCGAGAGCCGCGCAGCATCGGCAGCCATTTCCTGCTCGCAGAGTTCGCAGGCCTTCCCGAATCCCACAATCAAGGGCACAGGAAGCGTGCCGGAGCGCATACCACGTTCATGCCCCCCTCCATCCATTTGAGCCGCGATGCGGACCCGGGGGTTCTTTTTTCGGACATACAGGGCGCCGATGCCCTTCGGTCCGTAAATCTTGTGGGCGCTGAAGGACATGAGGTCGATTCCCATCTCCTGCACGTCGATCGGAACCTTGCCTACGCCTTGGGTGGCATCGCAGTGAAAAAGGATGCCTTTTTCTTTGGCGATCTTCCCGATTGCCTTGATCGGGTTGATCGTGCCGATTTCGTTATTCGCGAACATGACGGAGATGAGAATGGTTTTGTCAGTGATGGCGTTACGGACATCCTCCGGGTTCACCATGCCGAACTTGTCGACTGGGAGGTAGGTCACCTTCACGCCGCGTTTGGTTTCGAGCGTCTTCGCGGTATCTAATACCGCGCGATGCTCGGTCGAGGAGGTGATAATGTGGTCGCCCTTCTCATGGTACATCTCCACTACGCCTTTGAGGGCCAGGTTGTTGGATTCGGTGGCGCCGCTCGTGAAGACGATTTCTTTGGCATCCGCATGGATCAACTTGGCGATCTGTTTGCGCGCGGTTTCCACCCCCTCTTCAGCTTCCCATCCGAACGCGTGGTTTCGGCTGGCTGCGTTCCCGAACTTTTCCGTGAAATAGGGGAGCATTGATTCCAGCACCCGAGGGTCCATCGGGGTGGTCGCATGATTATCCAGGTAGATCGGGAACTTCATCGCTCGACTCCTTGTTGTTCCGCCGCGACGGATTGAATGGTGATGAGGGGGGTGCCCCCCAGCATATCTT includes:
- the hscB gene encoding Fe-S protein assembly co-chaperone HscB; translation: MSGHTHNTDDRRELQMARSMCWHCQSEMAGEYFCDRCVKVQPVSKDLDYFTCFGLPRRLAIDTQVLEAKFYELSRAFHPDFYQNKSDAEQSISLGNSAMLNTAYRTLRDPIQRAEYLLDLEAGAVKDIRTSPPADLFEEILELQETLDEFRESDRSSEQAATLRAKLHADRTNLEERQRDLEARLQQLFSRWDALQDRGEATEAARAERNRILKDMRDILSNRTYVKNIVNDLVATIA
- a CDS encoding iron-sulfur cluster assembly accessory protein encodes the protein MDVTTNADAQAPVITLSDAALKEVKRLINVQGIEEGGLRLGVKGGGCSGLSYTINFDEKIGQYDQVYEFDGVKVIVDAKSAIYLQGTQLDFQKDLMGGNFKFVNPNANKTCGCGESFSA
- the iscU gene encoding Fe-S cluster assembly scaffold IscU, with amino-acid sequence MAYSEKVVDHFNNPRNMGSFKKEEDGVGTGIVGAPECGDVMKLQIKVQNDTIVDAKFKTFGCGSAIASSSLATEWLKGKTVEEAGKIKNTDIVQELNLPPVKIHCSVLAEDAIKAALADYQKKADSK
- a CDS encoding IscS subfamily cysteine desulfurase, whose product is MKFPIYLDNHATTPMDPRVLESMLPYFTEKFGNAASRNHAFGWEAEEGVETARKQIAKLIHADAKEIVFTSGATESNNLALKGVVEMYHEKGDHIITSSTEHRAVLDTAKTLETKRGVKVTYLPVDKFGMVNPEDVRNAITDKTILISVMFANNEIGTINPIKAIGKIAKEKGILFHCDATQGVGKVPIDVQEMGIDLMSFSAHKIYGPKGIGALYVRKKNPRVRIAAQMDGGGHERGMRSGTLPVPLIVGFGKACELCEQEMAADAARLSVMRDRLHATITKALEDVYLNGHPTERLPHNLNVSFAYVEGESLLMGCKEIALSSGSACTSATLEPSYVLRALGVGAELAHSSIRFGLGRFTLDEEVDYAAKKIIETVTKLREMSPLYEMAKEGIDLKTVQWAAH